The nucleotide sequence GGCTTGCCCCCGGGCTGCACTGCCACATTGGCTGCGGTGTAAGAGGTGCCCCGGGCCTTGTTTACATCCGCCGCCAGGGCTTCCCTGAGCTCCGGTACTCCCGCATTTGGAGCATACCCTGTCCTGCCGGCCAGCATAGCCTCGTGGGCAGCCCGGATAATATTCTCAGGCGTCCGGATGTTCATGTCTCCCAGATGAAAGGGGTATACGGTGTTTCCTGCAGCTGCAAAGGTCCTGGCCTCTCCGGATACGGCGAAGGCGGTTTCAGTCCCAAGATTACTGATCCTTTCGGCTATCTTCATCTCTTCTGTCTCCCTGAAGCGTCATTATGCAATGGATGAGTAGCTATATCAACTCAAGATTACCCCATTTTTATTTAGGAACCATTCTTGACAGGCAGGATCAGCCATTCTATCATAGGGTAAATACCTCAAGGAGAGAATGAAAATGGGAAAAACTCAAGAAAACCTGATGGCAGCCTTTGCCGGCGAATCCCAGGCAAGGAACAAGTATACCTTTTACGCCCAGGTGGCCAGAAAGGAAGGTTATCACTATATCGCCAGGATCTTTGAAGAGACCGCGGATAACGAGATGCGTCACGCCAAGGACCAGTTCAAACTGGCCGGACATCTCGGCGACACTGCATCCAACCTGAAAGACGCCCGGGACGGAGAAGATTACGAAACCAGCGACATGTACCCGACCTTCGCCAAAGAAGCCGAAGCGGAGGAAAATAAAGAGGCGGCAACCTTATTCAGCCAGATAGCCAAGGTAGAAGCCCACCACCGTGACCGCTACGATCGTCTGCTTGAGATGGTCAAAAACGATACCGTCTATAAACGGGAGACTCCCATCGCCTGGAAGTGCGGTGTTTGCGGTTATATCTACGAAGGAACTGAGCCCCCTGCAAAGTGCCCGTGCTGCAAACACCCCAGGGAATACTACGAACCGGCAAATCTCGACATTTAATCCAGACAGGGACCTGGTCTCAAACCCGTTTTCACACGTCCGAAAACGGGTTTTTTCTTGCCTTTTCTACCTATAAGGGGGTAGTCTAATGGTAAGAACAGAAAAAAATAAGGATGGAAGCATGAAAAAACTACTAGCTGCAATATTACTGGTTTCCCTGCTGGCAGCCTGTGCTTCGGCACCGGAACCTGATCCGGGCCAGGTGGAAACAGTCGATCTCAGCGCTTTTAGACAAAAGGCAGACGATGCCAAAGCCCAGGCCGATTCCTTAAAGGCCGTAAAAGGGGCAGCTGAAACCTATGCTCAGGCACAGCAGCTCTACGCAGAGGCCCGGCAGGCAGAGCAGGCCCAGAAGTGGGATACAGCAAAGGCAAAATATCAGGAAGCAGAAAAGACCTATCTCGCGGCATTCAAGGAGGCGGAGGCCAATAAAAAGGCAGCTATTGAGGCCCTGGAGAATGCCCAGAATGCCCTGAATACGGTTGAGCAGAATGCTGCGGATGCCCGCGAGGAAGCCGGCCTGGAGGAGGAAGAATAATGAAACGTATAGTATTGGTTCTTCTGATCCTGGCAATCGCTGTTTTTTCCCTGTCTGCACAAAACCTGAGGAACAATCCTGATTACCGCGAATCCCTGCGCTACAAACAACTGTCGGAGGAGGCTCTGGAAGAGGGAGAATACCTTAAAGCCAGGGAATACGCTGAACTTTCCGCTGAATACGCCGGAAAGTCGGATGAATACGTAGCCCGCATGCTGGCCCAGTACCGCGCGAACCAGCTCCTGCAGCGGGCTGTCGGTCTTCGCGGTCAGGTAGAACGGTCCGGCAGGTCAAAGGAAAATCCCCAGGACTTTGCCAAAGCTGTTGGTTTTATTGAAGCCGCCGGAGAGCTGTACAACAACGGTTCCTTCAGCCAGAGCTCAGATAGCAGCCGGGAAGCCATAGCCCTGCTGGAGACCTTCGGCGGAGCCAGAGGAGTTCAGTCTCAGGAAGTATCGAAATCGGGACTCCCTGCGGCGTATCTGGTACGCAAACTGCCCGGCGCAGAAGATTGCTTCTGGCGTATAGCAGGATACCCCTTTGTTTACGGCGACACCTCCGCATGGAAGCCTCTGTACGAGGCAAACAAGAATAAACTGCCTGAACCGGACAACTGGGACCTGATGTATCCCGGCATGGTAATGGAGATTCCTCCGCGCCCGGGCGAGAAGCGCTCAGGGGTCTGGGTGGACGGCGAGATCAGGAATGAAGCACCCAAACAATAAAAACGTATATGAGATATGAGCAGCGGCCCCCTTGGGCCGCTTGTTTCTCCCTCTTCGGCAGCCTATGAAACCATTCTGTATCGTTACCGCATCGGACACGCGTTACGGTGATTTTCTGATCAATCACTGGTACAAATCACTTACTGAAAATTCTGATCTGTCACTGATTGATGTGGCGGTTCTGGACTACGGGCTCAGTACAGCCCAGAGGTTCTACCTTGAATCCCATGGCGTAAGAGTACGACAGTACCCCAAAGACGGCCACGTTGTAATAATAAGATTCCGTGACCTGGCGGATTTCCTGTCAGAGGAAAAATACGAACAGATAATACTCTCCGACGGCGGCGACATAATTTTTCAGGACGATATATCACCAGTCTTTACTGAACATCCTGATATGTTCCGGGGCGTTCAGGAGGACCTGAAATCCGCTTTTTCAGTCTTCCTTACCGATGAATTCTTCAACAAGGAAGATAAGAAACGGATTAGAGATGTTTTAATTGAGGAGGAAATGATCAACGCAGGCTTCATCGCCGGACCCAGTGAGAAAATGCTCCGCCTCGGTCAGGCTGTGGATACCATGGTATTATCAAAGAAAAAATTTGGGCCTGATCAATTGGTGGTTAATTATCTGTTTAGAACTGAAGGATTCTATCCCCTCCCAAAACGTTTTAACTATGTAATTGCCACCGCTGAAGGAGAACTTAAAATCCGCGACGGAAAGTTTTACGCCGATGGAGAATTGATGACAGTCGTTCATAACACCGGAAATATCAGTTTTTTTCGGCCCATCGAAAATTTCGGTTACGGACCTGAAAGAAACCAACTGAAGCCTGAGCTGTTACGGGCACTGAAGGCTCTTCACTCCACATCGGACACGGTTTATGAGACCAAAGCGGAGCTGAGAAAACGGGTAAAGGTACTGAAAGAAGAGATTCGGAAACGGCAGCAAAGGTCTCAGGAAGAACTGGAAGAAAACTGGTCAGATTTTAAGGAACTCTTTTTTCACGGAGAGGAATAAGCATACCCATCTTCAGGACGGGTACGCTGAAAGTTTTATTATTTTACAGCAGCGGCAAACTTCTTTCCGTACCCCGGGCGGCTTCAAGGCTCTTGTCATCGGGGTTCCAGAGGGCCTTAATACCATCGCCTGCCAGCTCAAAGCCGGCCTCTTTCAGCTGTGTATTCAAGATGCTCACAGACTCCCCGCTCCAGCCATAACAGCCGAAAGCCGCGGCCTTCTTATTTGTTAATTTGAGGCCCTTTACCTCTTCTATAAGGGCCGCCATAGCAGTAAGAATCCCCTTGTTTACAGTAGGAGATCCGAAAAGCACCGCTTTGGATTTGAATATCCCGGTAACGACGTCATTCTTGTCCCGTTCCGACATTTTAAAGAGGCGTACATCGACTGAATCATCGACAGCATGAATACCTTCGGTAATTGCCTCGGCCATGCGTCGGGTCCCGTTCCACATGGTGTCATAGATAAGTGCTATGCGGTTCTCCTGATAGGAGTCGGCCCATTCCAGATACTTTGTGACAATCTGGGTCGGATCCTCCCGCCGGATAACTCCGTGACTGGTGGCGATTATATCCACCGGTACGTTCAGGGAGAGAACTTCGTTGATCTTCCTGGTGACGAAACTTGAGAAAGGCGTCAGGATGTTGGCGTAATACTTGATGGCTTCTTCGTAGAGCTCATTCTGGTCCACCAGATCGTTGAAGAGGTTTTCCGATGCATAATGCTGCCCAAAAGCGTCATTGCTGAAAAGAACAGCATCGCCGGTAAGGTAGGCGAACATGCTGTCCGGCCAGTGAAGCATGGGCGCCTCGATAAATATGAACTGTTTGCCGTTTCCGACATCCAGAGTGTCTCCGGTTTTTACGGTAACGAAGTTCCAGTCCTGGTGGTAACGGCCCTTCAGTGATTTAACCCCGTTGGCGGTACAGTAGATCGGTACGTCGGGAATCCGGGCCATCAGCTCCGGCAAGGCTCCGCTCTGCCTCGCTCAAGGCCGGCAAAGCCGTTCCTGAGCGAAAATTTTCCTGCTACAGGTACAAGTATACGGCTCATTCCTGACCACGTAGGTACCAATTGTTACGAAAGATCAATGTACGAAGGCTCCTATTCCTGGTCTTCTACCCGGTTCATCATGCGCCCGTCCATGGTCCGGTAAATCAGCTGGCGCGGTATAATTTTGTGAACCAGGTACACTACCTTGTAAAAAACACCCGGGACCACGATAACCGGCGGCCGGCGACGGTCCAGGGCCTTGAGAGAGTCCCTCACAAGCCGTTCCGGCTCCATCCAGCGGAATATTCCCGAACTTTTCCGGTTAAAGTCTTTCCCGAGTCCCAGACGTTCATGAAATTCTGTACGGATAAACCCGGGACAGAGGGCCTGCACACGAATACCGGTCCCCGACTGTTCGAGCTGCAATGCTTCGGAAAAACGGGTCAGAAAGGCTTTGGTTCCGCTGTAGAGGGCATCCAGGGGTGCGGGAAAAAAGCTCGCCAGGGACGAGACATTGATGATTGCGCCTCCCCCTTCCTCGCGCATGCCGGGAAGCACGGCATGACACAGACGGACTACGGCGTCGACATGCACCTTGATCATCCGCGCCTGGTTCTCGAATGTATCGACACTGAATGCCCGGGGGCTGCCGAAACCGGCGTTGTTCACGAGCACAGCTATCCGGCGGGAGGCAATATTGTTGGCAAAGAGCTCAAGCTCCTCCGGGTCCGATAAATCAAAGATAGCCGTTTCCACAGAAACCTTCCATCTTTCCCGAAGTTCGGCAGAAAGGGTGTCCAGGACCCCGGAACGTCTTCCCGTCAACACAAGGTAGTAGCCGCGGCGGGCATACTCCTCCGCAAAGGCACGGCCGATGCCGGAACTTGCTCCGGTAATAACAGCAATCGGTTTTTCCATGGCAATCAGTATACGCTCCAGCCGGGGAAATGAAAACCGGGATCCCGGCTTACTGTATACTTTGGGATACCATTGAACAGAGACTGGCTTTCGGTATAGATTAGATATACACTAATCTATTTACACACCGAAGGGGGTTTTCATGCTTACCGCGGAGAAGCTTTTTTCCCAGCTCCAGCAGGTCAGATTCTCGAGCATCAAGGACGAAGACCTGAGGCGGCATATAGAGAAATCGATGCCCATCATTCAGGAGATTGAGAAGCTCAAAAAAGAGAAAAACGCGGTAATTCTTGCCCACTCCTACGTGACCCCGGATATTATCTACTCAGTGGCAGACTATTCAGGAGACTCCTACGAGCTTTCAAAAAATGCCCTTGAAGCAGAGGCCGACCTGATTGTCTTTGCGGCAGTCCGCTTTATGGGAGAGACCGCTAAAATCCTGAGCCCTCACAAAGAGGTATTGATCCCGGGATACGATCCCGCCTGCTCCCTGGCGGACAGTATTACCGCCGAGGATGCACGCAAGCTTAAGGCCGAATACCCCGACTACGCCTTTATCTGCTATATAAACACCACCGCCGCGGTAAAGGCGGAATGCGACGCCAGCGTTACCAGCTCAAATGTGTATAAAATCATCGAGAACTTTCCATCGGATAAAATCTTCTTTCTGCCGGACAAATTGATGGGGATGAATATCATCGACGAGATGCAGCGCCGGGGGGTAAGAAAGGATATCCGTCTCTGGGACGGTACCTGCTACGTCCACGAAGAGTTCGAACCCCGCATGATCGACGAGTTCAGAGCGGCTCATCCGGATATCTACGTCATGGCACACCCGGAATGCAAACCGGAGGTAATCCGCAAGGTCGACTTCGTGGGATCCACCAGCCAGATGTTCACAAAAATCCAGGAGCTGCAGGGAGAAAAGGTGATGATGCTCACCGAATGCGGACTTATAAGCCGCATCGAAGTTGAGAAACCCGGCAAAAAGTTCCTTGGTGCCTGCCAGATGTGCAAATATATGAAATCCAACACACTGGAAAACATCCTGCGCGTGTTAAAAGACCCCAGACCGGAGGATTACGTCCGGCTGGATGAGGAAATTCGCGTCAGGGCTAAAAAGAACCTTGAGATGATGTTCAAGTACGCTGAGGGCTGAAGGATCTAAAGCTTGTAAACTCTCCCGGCATCAACGATCTCTACCGCCTTTACCCCGGCATTGAGGAGCACCTTCTGCAGATGGGTCTGGGCGTCGTCTTCTCCGTGGACCAGGAACACCTTCTTCAGCCGCTCAAGATCCAGCTGCGTTACGTAATCCCGGATTTCGCTGTAATCTGCGTGGGCGCTGAAGGCGTCAATCTTCTCTACCCGGGCCTGTCTGATAAAGGTCTCGTTAAAGATTTTCACCTTTTTCTGCCCCTCCACTATGCGCCGTCCCAGGGTATGCTTTGCCATATAACCCACTACCAGGATTGTGCTGGCAGGGTCGCCTATATGCTGTACAAGGTGGTGGCGGATCCTGCCGGCCTCACACATACCGTCCGCCGATATGATTATAGCCGGCCCCCGCACATCGTTGATCTCCTTGGACTCCTGCACGCTGGCGGTATAGCGCAGGTTATTGAAGCCGAAGGGGTTCTTGTGGTGCTGGATAAAGGCCTCATTGGTCGCTTCATCGTAGCATTCCGGATGGACCCGGAAAATCGAAGTCGCATTGGTAGCCATGGGGCTGTCTACAAAGATGGGAATCTCCGGTATCCGTGCCTGATCTGTCAGCAGGTGAAGGTAGTAGATGATCTCCTGAGTCCGCTCCACGGCAAAGGCGGGAATTACTATCTTGCCGTTCTTTGCAGCAGTGGAACTTACGATTTCCGCCAGCTTTTCCATCGCATCTGTAGTGTTTCCATGCAGCCGGTCCCCGTAAGTACTCTCCATTATCAGGTAATCCGGGTCCGGAACCCTGTCGGGATCACGGATAATGACCCGGTCCTTACGCCCCAAATCCCCGGCATAGACAATCCTCATAGGTTCGGCGGAGGTCCCGTCGGCGGAGATGTTCAGCACCGCGGTGGAGGAACCCAGGATGTGGCCCGCATCGTAGAAGGTCAGCTCAATCTGAGGCGTAACGTAGATGGGCCGCCGGTAGGAGACAGTTACAAACTGGTTGACCGCCTCAAGAACGTCCTTTTCTTCGTACAAAACTTCGCTGTCAAACTGCTGGCCCGCTTTAGCTGCCTTCTTCTTTAAATACTCGATGTCCCGGGCCTGTATCTTGGCGCTGTCCATCATGATAAGGGAAGCCAGGTCCCGGCTTGCCGGGGTCGCGTAGATGTTTCCCTTGTAGCCGCCCTTGGACAGCAGGGGCAGCATGCCGCTATGGTCGAAATGGGCATGGGTCAGTACCACGGCGGATACATTCTCCATATCACCGGGAATTGCCCGGTTCTTCTCTTCCGCCTCTTTTCTCCGCCCCTGGAAAGCCCCGCAGTCTATCTGGATCTTTGTTCCGTCGACTTCAAGATAGTGTCGGGACCCGGTAACCTCCCGGGCCGCTCCTTTGGAGTAGATCTGCACGCCCATACTCACTCCTTTGCTCCTTATGGTGTTCTATTCTGGAGCATAGCCCATCCCTGTACGGAACGCCAGTGCTGAAACAAAGAAAATCTCAAGGCAATACAGGCTCCAGGCGATACAGGGCTCCATTCCGCTCATCCGTCAGCAGGTAGATACGACCATCCGGGCCCTGGCGAACATCCCGCACCCGTCCGATACGTCCCTTCAGCAGCACCTCCTGAGCAACAATACTGCTCTCATTCCGCTTCAGCCGCCTCAGGTGCTGCCCGGCAAGGGCACCAAGGAAGATGTCTCCCTGCCAGGAGAGAAATGAATCTCCTGTATAAACCGACATCCCCGAGGGCGCAATCGAAGGATCCCAGTAGACCAGGGGCTGCTCCATTCCGGGAGCCGCGGTTCCGACTCCGATCTTTGCGCCGTTGTAGTGAGTACCATAACTGATCACCGGCCAGCCGTAGTTGGCACCTTTTTTAAGAATATTCACCTCGTCTCCGCCCCGGGCACCGTGCTCATGAGTCCAGATCTCCCGGCTGACAGGATCAAAAACCATCCCCTGCACATTCCGATGGCCGTAACTGAAGGCCGCGCCATAGGGATTGTCCTCCGGTATACGGCCGTCGTCATGGAGACGGAGAATCGTTCCGGCATGATCGGACAGGTCCTGGGACCTCTGGTCCTCTCCTCTGTCACCCAGCGAAATATAGAGATACCCCTCGTCATCAAACACCAGCCGGGATCCGAAGTGCATGGTAGTGCTTCCTGTGTTATCGACAGTAAAAACCCGCTCAAGGTCAGTCAGCCGGTCTGCAGCCAGACGCGCGCGGCTTACCGCAGTAGCGGCACCGCCTGAGGTGGAGACCACATGACTCAGGTAAATCCAGCTGGTACGCGGATAGTCCGGATGCAGGACAATATCCAGAAGCCCCCCCTGACCTCCGGCGTTGATCTCGGGCAGCCCTCCGATTTCAGAACGTTTTCCCGAGTCGATATCCAGGCGCCAGAGCCTGCCCGAACGCTGGGTGATCAGAACCTCACCCTCGGAGAGAAAGGCAAAAGCCCAGGGGTTGGGAATCCCTTCTGTTATCCGGACAAGACTGAAGGACTCATCCCGGGACTCGATTCTCTCCTCTTCCAATCCGGGAGCGCTGAAGGCTCCGCAAGCGGTAAACGCTATCAGGGTAATTAATAAAAAAAACTGTTTCATGTATAGAAAGTAGCTATTGTTGAATAAAATAGTCAACTAATCAAAAATCTTACATTACAGTATCTCTATATAAACCCCTTGACATACAGTATTATATATAATATTCTCTATATATAGATACTCGAAAGGAGTTTTATATGCAGAAATTGCTGATTATCGGCGGGGTCGCCGCAGGCGCGACTGCCGCAGCACGGGCACGGCGCATTGATGCAAAGGCCGAGATTACCGTCCTGGAAGCAGGCCCGGATGTATCCTTTGCCAACTGCGGTCTGCCCTATTACATAGGAGGCGATATTGACAGCCGCTCCAAGCTGATCCTCCAGAGCCCGGAGAGCTTTAAATCCCAGTACAATGTAACAGTGATCACTGAAACCGAAGTCCAGAGCATCGACCGCCGGAACAAGCTGGTAAGCGCGCTGCATATACCCAGCGGAAAGCAGGAGGAGTACTCCTACGACTCACTTATCCTGGCACAGGGAGGAAAACCCCTGGTTCCACCCTTGAGGGGGGTTAAGCTGGATCATGTATTTTCCCTGTGGACCCTGCAGGATATGGACGCCATAGATGACTTTATCCGTTACCGCAAGCCGGAGAACGCGGTGGTAGTGGGCGGAGGCTTTATCGGCCTCGAGATGATAGAAGCCCTGCGAAAACGGGGCCTGAATGTAAGCGTTGTTGAACGCATGCCCCACGTAATGCCCACTATGGAACCGGAGATCGCCGGATTCCTGCAGGAGGAGCTCCTCTCTTTCGGTGTGGGAGTTTACACCTCAAAGAGTGTTGAGGAGATCAGCTCCAGCCAGGTACTGCTGGATGACGGCTCACGCCTGAACGCCGACATGGTGCTGATGTCCGTTGGTGTCCGCCCGACCCTGAAACTGGCATCCGACGCCGGTCTGGAACTTGGCGACGCCGGGGGCCTTCTGGTCGACCGCAACCTGAGGACTTCGGACCCGCATATCTTTGCCGCCGGCGATATGATCGAGATTGAGCATAAGATCAACGGCGCCAAGGTACGCATTCCTCTGGCCGGGCCGGCTAATCGGCAGGGCAGAATCGCAGCGAACAACGCCCTTGGTATTCCCAAAGAGTATTCCGGATCCCAGGGCACCTCCATTGTACGAGTATTCGAAGCCGTTGCCGGATCCACCGGACTCAACCTTAACCAGGCACGTCAGGCAGGCTTTCGGGCAGAAGCAGTTACAGTCCACAAGGAACATCATACATCCTATTACCCCGGGGCACGACAGGTCACGGTTATGGTGATCTATGACCGCGAAACAGGCCGCATTCTGGGAGGTCAGACCGCTGGTCTTGCCGGAGCCGACCGTCGCCTCGACGTTCTTGCCACTGCTGCCGCTGCCGGTATGCGGGTACATGAGCTCTCCGAACTCGACCTGGCCTATTCCCCGCCCCTGGGAAGCGCCAATGATGCCATTAACATGGCAGCCTTTGCAGCAGAGAACCGGATATCCGGGTACAGTCCCGCGATTACAGCGGCTGAGCTGGACCAGTTTACCGGGAGACACAAACCGGCTTTTATCGATGTCCGGGACTACTTTGCCTTTGAAAGATCCCATGTAAGCGGGGCCGACCATGTTCCCCTCACGCACCTGGAGCAGCGCATGGGGTCCATTCACAGGGACCGTCCGGTGATTGTCTACGACGAAACCGGCAAAAAGGCCCATCAGGCATTGCGTCAGCTGGTCCAGGCGGGATTTGATGAGGTATACAATCTGAGCGGCGGCTTCACAAGCCTTGAGCGGCATGCCCGGGCACTTGGTTTCAGCCACCTGCACGTCCCCCTCCTTCAGCCCGAGGAAAAAAGTCTTGAAGATGAGCATGAAGCGGAGGAACAGGTTCCGGAGCAGGGATCAGGCGGGGCTTTAACCGGCGGCGGCCTTCTGGTAATCGATGTCCGCACTCCTGAAGAATTTGCTTACGGGGCATATCCCGACTCGGTAAACATTCCCCTGGATGAACTGGGATACCGGGCTGAAGAAATCAGCGATAAGGATCGGGAGGTCATCGTCTACTGCGCATCCGGAGCACGCAGCGCTTACGCCGCCCGTATGCTGACGCAGATGGGCTTCTCCGACGTCAAGAACGGCGGTGGGCTGATGGATATGATGGAGAACCTGGCTTAATAACCGGGTCCGCGAAGATCGATTTGTCCCGCAGGCCAGTCAAAGTCTGCGGGATAGATCATTGCGACCTCGTCCCAGAAAACCGAGTGGCGCAGGGTCTCCGGATCGGTTTTTTCCGGAGGCAGAGAATTGATAAAGCTGTTATTCACCCGACGACAGCCCAGATCCTTATAAAAAGGGGCCACCCTGAAGCTTGTCTGGAACAGGTTCACAGGGTAGGTGCCCTGGCCGACAAAGGAGAAGGCCTTCTTTACCACCCCAGCTCCCAGGCCCTGCCCCCGTAAATCGGGGTTTACACAAACCCCGCTTAAAGCCATCACAGTAAAGGAACCCCGGGGAGTTTGTATCTCCCTGGGAAAAACCAGCGCCACAGCAGCGATCCTATCCCCCTTCCAGAAGCCGGGATAGCCTGTGGGAAGATCCCCGGAGATCTCCGCCGTACGGGCCATATTTTCGGTATAGTACTCCCGGTTGTGATCCGGCCAGACCGACAGCCACAACCCGGTAATGGCATCCCTGTCTGCATCGGTATACGCGTCTGCCGGAATAAACCTGTATTCGAAATCCTTCATGATCTTGACCGCCCTACCATTCGTAGTAGGTGTAACCCCGCAGCCCCGCCTCGTAGGCCTCGACGATCTCCCGCCGTTCCCTGGGAGACAGCAGTTTGCAGCGTACCGCCCGTTCCGCCAGAGAGCGGAAACCACGGACCAGTTCGTTGGGATCGTACTCAACGTAGCTGAGGACATCGGCCACTGAGTCTCCCTTGGTCTCATGCTCATAGACCAGGGCCCCTTCCTCATCAAGACTGATGGAGACGATGTTGGTATCTCCGAAGAGGTTATGAAGGTCTCCAAGGGTTTCCTGGTAGGCGCCTACAAGAAAAATCCCCAGAAAATACTCCTCGTCGGATTTAAGATCGTGGAGCAGAAGGGAATTTTTCACCCCCTGCAAATCTATGAACTTGTCAATCTTGCCATCCGAATCGCAGGTAATGTCCGCCAGAACCGCTGGCCGTTTTGGTTCCTCATCGAGGCGGTGAATAGGCATAATCGGAAAGAGCTGATCAATAGCCCAGGAATCGGGCAGGGACTGGAAGATGCTGAAATTCCCGTAATAGGTGTCGTGAATAACCCTGTCTATTCCGGTAAGGTCCTCAGGTATATAGTCCATCTGTTTGGTGGTCCTGACAATCTTGTTGATTATATGCCAGAAAAATCTGTCCGCCAGGCTCTTTTCCCGCAGGCTTATGGTCCCGTGGATAAAAAGACCGTGAAGCTCATCCCGGTAATAAAGAGCGTCATTAAAGGCCTCCTGGGCAGTTTTGCTGGTTATATTCAGCGCGGACTCCTTGAGGTTTTTCAGATAGGCATGACAGTCCTCGGGCAGCTTGTCCGGAATTTCATCGTGGGCAGCCTTATTGATATCAAGAATATTGAACACCAGAACAGATGAGTAGGCCACCAGAGAACGGCCGGATTCTGAAACAAGGGTGGGATGCTCGACTCCTTCGGCATCAAAAGTAGACATAACAATCTCCACTACGTCGTAGCAGAACTCTTCCATGGAATAGTTTTTACTGGAGGCAAAATTGGTCTTGGAGCCGTCATAATCTACCGCCAGACCGCCGCCGATATCGAGGATTCCCATCCGCGCGCCTTCCCGCTTCAGTTCCGCGTAATAACGGCAGGCCTCCGTCAAAGCCATACGGATGTTCCGGATATTCGGCAGCTGGGAGCCCTGGTGATAATGGAGCAGTTCAAGACAATCCAGCATGTTCCGCTCCCGCAGCAGGTCGATACTCTCAGTAATCTGCAGGGCCGTCAGGCCAAAGATACTCTTGTCACCTCCGGATTCGGTCCAGTGTCCTTCGGACTTGGCGGTCAGTTTAATTCGTAATCCAAGGGACGGCTGAACACTGGCCTTTTCTGCCCGGCTGAGGACAAGTTCAAGCTCTCCGGGCCGCTCGACAACGATGATTACCTTGAGCCCCAGCTTGTTACCGTACAGGGCCAGATCGATAAACTCCTCGTCCTTATAGCCGTTGCAGATTATGTAGCTTCCCGGATCGTGCATGTACCCAAGGGCGGCGATCAGCTCCGCCTTGCTGCCTGCTTCCAGTCCGTGATGATACTTTCTGCCGGCCCGGACGATCTCGCTTATGACCTCCTGCTGCTGATTCACCTTAACCGGAAAAACCCCCCGGTATTCCCCTTTGTAGCCGTATTCCCTGATTGCCTTTGCAAAGCTTTCGTTCAACAGGATAATCCGGGAATCCAGAATATCCCTGAACCGAAAGAGAACGGGCATGCAGAGTCCCCGTTCCTGGGCGCCAAGGGCCATGGAGTAAAGACTTACATCGCTCCAGGAATCTCCTTTCCGCAGCCGGACTGTTACTTCACCGTTCCGGGAAACCCCGAAGTATCGGCTTCCCCAGTGATCTATGCCATACTGCTCTTTGGAATCTTCAAGATTCCAGGGAGCGGTTTTCTCTTGCTCTTCCTTCAAGATCAATCCTCGTTTGAATGAGCCTACCGCCTGGCATAGGGGATGGTCAAGCACTGTCTTCCCGGAATTGTTACAGTGATATAAAAAGGGCTGAAAAATCCCCCTCCCTGCAGTATACTCAACACAACAATGAATCTTTCATCTCCTGCACATAAGCTTTTTCTTACCGCCGCCGGTCTTTTACTGGGAATAATCCTCTACCTCTTCTATTTTGTGGGGGGATTCCTGACCCTGGCGGGTTTCCTGGTGGAGAGGGCAACCCAGCCCCTTCCCCAGGCCGGAATTCTGCAGGAAACAGGCAGTATGCA is from Marispirochaeta sp. and encodes:
- a CDS encoding FAD-dependent oxidoreductase, whose product is MQKLLIIGGVAAGATAAARARRIDAKAEITVLEAGPDVSFANCGLPYYIGGDIDSRSKLILQSPESFKSQYNVTVITETEVQSIDRRNKLVSALHIPSGKQEEYSYDSLILAQGGKPLVPPLRGVKLDHVFSLWTLQDMDAIDDFIRYRKPENAVVVGGGFIGLEMIEALRKRGLNVSVVERMPHVMPTMEPEIAGFLQEELLSFGVGVYTSKSVEEISSSQVLLDDGSRLNADMVLMSVGVRPTLKLASDAGLELGDAGGLLVDRNLRTSDPHIFAAGDMIEIEHKINGAKVRIPLAGPANRQGRIAANNALGIPKEYSGSQGTSIVRVFEAVAGSTGLNLNQARQAGFRAEAVTVHKEHHTSYYPGARQVTVMVIYDRETGRILGGQTAGLAGADRRLDVLATAAAAGMRVHELSELDLAYSPPLGSANDAINMAAFAAENRISGYSPAITAAELDQFTGRHKPAFIDVRDYFAFERSHVSGADHVPLTHLEQRMGSIHRDRPVIVYDETGKKAHQALRQLVQAGFDEVYNLSGGFTSLERHARALGFSHLHVPLLQPEEKSLEDEHEAEEQVPEQGSGGALTGGGLLVIDVRTPEEFAYGAYPDSVNIPLDELGYRAEEISDKDREVIVYCASGARSAYAARMLTQMGFSDVKNGGGLMDMMENLA
- a CDS encoding GNAT family N-acetyltransferase is translated as MKDFEYRFIPADAYTDADRDAITGLWLSVWPDHNREYYTENMARTAEISGDLPTGYPGFWKGDRIAAVALVFPREIQTPRGSFTVMALSGVCVNPDLRGQGLGAGVVKKAFSFVGQGTYPVNLFQTSFRVAPFYKDLGCRRVNNSFINSLPPEKTDPETLRHSVFWDEVAMIYPADFDWPAGQIDLRGPGY
- the speA gene encoding biosynthetic arginine decarboxylase; protein product: MKEEQEKTAPWNLEDSKEQYGIDHWGSRYFGVSRNGEVTVRLRKGDSWSDVSLYSMALGAQERGLCMPVLFRFRDILDSRIILLNESFAKAIREYGYKGEYRGVFPVKVNQQQEVISEIVRAGRKYHHGLEAGSKAELIAALGYMHDPGSYIICNGYKDEEFIDLALYGNKLGLKVIIVVERPGELELVLSRAEKASVQPSLGLRIKLTAKSEGHWTESGGDKSIFGLTALQITESIDLLRERNMLDCLELLHYHQGSQLPNIRNIRMALTEACRYYAELKREGARMGILDIGGGLAVDYDGSKTNFASSKNYSMEEFCYDVVEIVMSTFDAEGVEHPTLVSESGRSLVAYSSVLVFNILDINKAAHDEIPDKLPEDCHAYLKNLKESALNITSKTAQEAFNDALYYRDELHGLFIHGTISLREKSLADRFFWHIINKIVRTTKQMDYIPEDLTGIDRVIHDTYYGNFSIFQSLPDSWAIDQLFPIMPIHRLDEEPKRPAVLADITCDSDGKIDKFIDLQGVKNSLLLHDLKSDEEYFLGIFLVGAYQETLGDLHNLFGDTNIVSISLDEEGALVYEHETKGDSVADVLSYVEYDPNELVRGFRSLAERAVRCKLLSPRERREIVEAYEAGLRGYTYYEW